Proteins encoded by one window of uncultured Celeribacter sp.:
- a CDS encoding TIGR01244 family sulfur transferase, whose protein sequence is MRIKRLNGMFTVATQLEPSKIQKVAEKGYKTIICNRPDGEGVDQPGFDEITRIASTLGLKTVYIPIQLGGASAADHAAFARAIEEMPKPILAYCRSGTRSATLWSHWEQEMSEHQGRERRVSAMQAGGLAPGNTSVDGRRALTPTRGGAPQRPREGDVTEMRRRA, encoded by the coding sequence ATGAGGATCAAACGTCTGAACGGCATGTTCACGGTGGCCACGCAGCTTGAGCCATCCAAGATTCAAAAAGTCGCCGAAAAAGGCTATAAGACAATCATCTGCAATCGTCCGGATGGCGAAGGCGTCGATCAGCCGGGTTTTGACGAGATCACCCGTATTGCGTCGACCCTCGGGCTGAAAACCGTTTACATTCCTATCCAACTGGGCGGCGCCAGTGCGGCGGATCATGCCGCCTTTGCCCGCGCCATCGAAGAGATGCCGAAACCGATTCTGGCCTATTGCCGGTCGGGCACGCGCTCCGCGACGCTTTGGTCGCATTGGGAGCAGGAGATGTCAGAGCATCAAGGTCGGGAACGCCGGGTTTCTGCGATGCAGGCTGGCGGCTTGGCCCCCGGCAACACTTCCGTCGACGGCAGGCGCGCCCTGACACCCACGCGCGGCGGTGCGCCGCAGAGGCCGCGTGAGGGCGACGTCACCGAGATGCGCCGCCGGGCGTGA
- the edd gene encoding phosphogluconate dehydratase, with product MNSQIAPQIAQVTQRIIERSKPTREAYLARIQEAADQGPVRAHLSCGNQAHAYAAMGDDKEILADGRAPNIGIITAYNDMLSAHKPYEHYPDIIREVARASGATAQVAGGVPAMCDGVTQGQTGMELSLFSRDTIALSASIGMSHNCFDAALYMGVCDKIVPGLIMAAAAYGHVPTVFIPAGPMTSGITNDEKAKVRQKFATGEITRRELMDSEMKAYHGQGTCTFYGTANSNQMLMEIMGLHLPGASFVNPGTELRDALTREATKRALQITAFGNEYTPVGAILDEKAFVNGIVGLMATGGSTNLVLHLPAMARAAGIILDLEDFSQISDAVPLLAKVYPNGLADVNHFHAAGGLGYLVGELLSAGLLHEDVKTVAGMGLSLYTKEPKLREGVLTFEQPEHETVNDKIVRPASDPFQKSGGLKELKGNLGRGVMKVSAVKPEHHVVEAKARIFHDQHDVKTAFQKGEFTEDTVVVVRFQGPRANGMPELHSLTPTLAVLQDRGLKVALVTDGRMSGASGKVPACIHVSPEAVTGGPIAKLKDGDLVRVDATSGTLEVLEDGFEAREAVTVDLTANTVGMGRELFETFRRNAGPATEGACSLF from the coding sequence GTGAACAGCCAGATCGCCCCCCAGATCGCACAAGTCACTCAACGCATCATCGAACGGTCGAAACCCACCCGCGAGGCCTATCTCGCCCGTATCCAAGAGGCCGCCGATCAGGGCCCGGTGCGCGCACATCTGTCCTGCGGCAATCAGGCCCACGCCTATGCCGCCATGGGCGATGACAAAGAGATACTGGCAGACGGGCGCGCGCCCAATATCGGCATCATCACCGCCTATAACGACATGCTCTCGGCGCATAAACCCTATGAGCACTACCCCGACATCATCCGCGAGGTCGCCCGCGCGTCCGGCGCCACGGCGCAGGTCGCGGGCGGGGTTCCGGCGATGTGTGACGGCGTCACCCAGGGTCAGACCGGCATGGAATTGTCGCTGTTTTCGCGCGACACCATCGCGCTCTCGGCCTCCATCGGCATGTCGCACAACTGTTTCGACGCCGCCCTCTACATGGGTGTTTGCGACAAGATCGTGCCGGGGCTGATCATGGCCGCCGCCGCTTATGGCCATGTGCCGACGGTGTTCATTCCGGCGGGTCCGATGACCTCGGGCATCACCAATGACGAGAAAGCCAAGGTCCGCCAGAAATTCGCCACCGGAGAGATCACCCGCCGCGAGTTGATGGACAGCGAGATGAAGGCCTATCACGGTCAGGGCACCTGCACCTTCTATGGGACGGCGAATTCGAACCAGATGCTGATGGAGATCATGGGGCTGCACCTGCCCGGTGCGTCTTTCGTCAATCCGGGCACGGAGCTTCGCGATGCGCTGACGCGTGAAGCCACAAAACGGGCGTTGCAGATCACCGCCTTCGGCAATGAATACACGCCTGTGGGCGCCATTTTGGATGAGAAGGCCTTTGTGAATGGCATCGTTGGGCTGATGGCGACGGGCGGCTCGACCAATCTCGTGCTGCACCTGCCCGCCATGGCGCGGGCCGCCGGGATCATTCTCGACCTCGAAGATTTCTCTCAAATCTCCGACGCGGTGCCTTTGCTGGCGAAGGTCTACCCGAACGGTCTCGCCGATGTGAACCATTTCCACGCCGCGGGCGGCCTTGGCTATCTTGTGGGGGAATTGCTCTCCGCGGGCCTCTTGCACGAGGACGTCAAGACCGTCGCGGGCATGGGCCTCTCGCTTTACACCAAAGAGCCGAAACTGCGCGAGGGGGTGCTCACCTTCGAACAGCCGGAACATGAGACGGTGAACGACAAAATCGTCCGCCCTGCGTCTGACCCGTTCCAGAAGTCAGGCGGTCTCAAAGAGCTGAAAGGCAATCTGGGCCGTGGCGTGATGAAGGTCTCCGCCGTCAAACCCGAACACCATGTTGTCGAGGCGAAAGCCCGGATTTTCCACGATCAGCATGACGTCAAAACCGCTTTTCAAAAGGGTGAATTTACCGAGGACACCGTGGTCGTCGTCCGCTTCCAAGGCCCGCGCGCCAATGGCATGCCGGAGCTGCATTCTCTGACGCCGACGCTTGCGGTGTTGCAGGATCGTGGTTTGAAAGTGGCGCTGGTGACCGACGGGCGGATGTCCGGCGCATCCGGCAAGGTCCCCGCCTGCATCCACGTCTCGCCCGAGGCCGTCACCGGCGGTCCGATTGCGAAACTCAAAGACGGCGATCTGGTGCGCGTCGATGCCACCTCCGGCACGCTCGAAGTTCTCGAAGACGGGTTCGAGGCACGCGAGGCGGTCACCGTCGATCTGACGGCCAACACCGTCGGCATGGGACGCGAGCTGTTCGAGACCTTCCGCCGCAACGCCGGTCCCGCGACCGAAGGGGCGTGCTCCCTGTTCTGA
- the pepT gene encoding peptidase T, giving the protein MPQDNQTRFDQELETRLMRYAAIDSQSDANSPASPSTERQYDMLRLLEAELKEIGAEDVEITDYGTVLATIPGTAPGPTVGLLAHVDTAPQFNATGVKPRVIKGYNGGDITYPDNAELILSPAEFPYLAEKQGHDIITASGTTLLGGDDKAGVAIIMTAARHLLANPEIQHPPLRIAFTPDEEIGRGVDAALPKDLAADFAYTFDGGEVGEIVYETFSADGAEIIVKGVSIHPGQAKDKLVNAIHLASKIIQTLPQSVMVPETTDGTEGFIHATDMVGGSSEMKITLILRDFEREGLAEKGEILRRVCEAVAATEPRAEITCKITPQYRNMRYWLEDDMTPVDLARDACRKLGIEPLSVPIRGGTDGSRLTEMGVPTPNIFTGMQNIHGPLEWISVQDMALATELCLALVGLAAED; this is encoded by the coding sequence ATGCCACAGGACAACCAAACCCGTTTCGATCAAGAGCTTGAAACCCGTCTGATGCGCTATGCCGCGATCGACAGCCAGAGCGATGCGAATTCCCCCGCGTCTCCCAGCACGGAGCGGCAATATGACATGCTGCGGCTGTTGGAGGCGGAGCTGAAAGAGATCGGCGCCGAAGATGTCGAGATCACGGACTATGGCACGGTTCTGGCCACCATTCCCGGCACGGCGCCCGGACCGACCGTCGGGCTGCTGGCCCATGTCGACACCGCGCCGCAGTTCAACGCCACAGGCGTCAAACCCCGCGTCATCAAGGGCTATAACGGCGGCGACATCACCTATCCCGACAATGCCGAATTGATCCTTTCACCTGCCGAGTTTCCCTATTTGGCGGAAAAACAGGGCCATGACATCATCACCGCCTCCGGCACCACGCTTTTGGGCGGCGATGACAAGGCGGGCGTCGCGATCATCATGACGGCGGCCAGGCATCTGTTGGCCAACCCTGAAATCCAACACCCGCCGCTGCGCATCGCCTTTACGCCCGACGAAGAGATCGGGCGCGGGGTGGACGCGGCGCTGCCGAAAGATCTGGCCGCCGATTTCGCCTATACCTTTGACGGCGGCGAAGTGGGCGAGATTGTCTATGAGACCTTCTCCGCCGATGGCGCCGAGATTATCGTCAAAGGTGTCTCAATCCACCCCGGTCAGGCCAAGGACAAGCTGGTGAACGCCATCCATCTGGCCTCGAAAATCATTCAGACCCTGCCGCAATCGGTCATGGTGCCGGAGACCACCGACGGCACCGAAGGCTTTATCCATGCCACCGATATGGTGGGCGGGTCGTCGGAGATGAAAATCACCCTGATCCTGCGGGATTTCGAACGCGAGGGACTGGCGGAGAAAGGTGAGATCCTGCGCAGGGTCTGCGAGGCCGTCGCCGCCACCGAGCCGCGTGCCGAGATCACCTGTAAAATCACGCCGCAATATCGCAACATGCGCTATTGGCTGGAGGACGACATGACGCCCGTCGATCTGGCGCGGGATGCCTGTCGCAAGCTTGGAATCGAACCTCTGTCGGTGCCGATCCGGGGCGGGACGGATGGTTCGCGGCTGACCGAAATGGGGGTGCCGACGCCGAATATCTTTACCGGCATGCAGAACATCCACGGGCCTTTGGAATGGATTTCGGTGCAGGATATGGCGCTGGCGACGGAACTGTGCCTCGCGCTGGTGGGTCTGGCTGCCGAGGACTGA
- a CDS encoding class I SAM-dependent rRNA methyltransferase, which translates to MTEPSFSFPTIRLKPKANARAIRHGAPWVYDNELVTDRRTKSIAPGTIARLEDNDRNFLALVAVNPNSRIFGRVLDRAEEAEIDTEWFATRIATALAHRETLFDQPFYRLIHAEADGLPGVVIDRFGDTCVVQPNAAWADVLIEPLSEALRQVTGVTTVVMNGTGRARGLEGLEEKNEILCGAVEGLIPVPMNGATYMADLMGGQKTGLFYDQRPNHAFTQRLVAGKKVLDVFSHVGGFALASLAGGAASALSVDSSAAALELAEKGAAAMGKLGGKSDIFATRKGDAFDVLAALAEEGESFDVVICDPPAFAPSKPALEKGLRAYERVARMAAPLVREGGYLGLCSCSHAADLDTFRTACNRGIGRGVGHLGRSAQLIHTGFAGADHPLMPQLAESGYLKALFYRVLP; encoded by the coding sequence ATGACAGAGCCCTCTTTTTCTTTTCCGACCATTCGCCTCAAACCCAAAGCCAACGCCCGGGCCATTCGCCACGGCGCCCCTTGGGTCTATGACAACGAGCTGGTCACCGACCGCCGCACCAAATCCATCGCGCCGGGCACCATCGCCCGGCTCGAAGACAATGACCGCAATTTCCTCGCCCTCGTGGCCGTGAACCCGAACTCGCGCATCTTTGGCCGCGTGTTGGACCGCGCCGAGGAGGCCGAGATTGACACGGAGTGGTTCGCGACCCGGATTGCCACCGCCTTGGCGCATCGCGAAACGCTGTTCGATCAGCCGTTCTACCGTCTGATCCATGCCGAGGCCGATGGCTTGCCGGGCGTGGTGATCGACCGCTTCGGCGACACCTGCGTGGTGCAACCCAATGCCGCCTGGGCCGATGTTCTGATCGAACCGCTCTCTGAAGCGCTGCGTCAGGTGACCGGCGTCACCACCGTTGTGATGAACGGCACAGGCCGGGCGCGTGGCCTTGAAGGGCTTGAGGAAAAAAACGAAATTCTTTGCGGTGCGGTCGAGGGCCTGATCCCCGTGCCGATGAATGGCGCGACCTATATGGCGGACCTGATGGGCGGCCAGAAAACCGGGTTGTTCTACGACCAGCGTCCGAACCATGCCTTCACACAGCGTCTTGTCGCGGGCAAAAAGGTGCTCGATGTCTTCTCCCACGTCGGCGGTTTCGCTTTGGCCTCCTTGGCTGGTGGCGCGGCTTCGGCCCTTTCGGTCGACAGCTCTGCCGCCGCCTTGGAGTTGGCCGAAAAAGGCGCTGCGGCCATGGGCAAATTGGGGGGTAAATCCGACATCTTCGCGACCCGCAAGGGCGATGCCTTCGATGTGCTGGCCGCTTTGGCGGAAGAGGGCGAGAGTTTCGATGTGGTGATCTGCGATCCGCCCGCTTTTGCGCCCTCGAAACCGGCTTTGGAAAAAGGCCTTCGCGCTTATGAGCGGGTCGCCCGGATGGCCGCGCCTCTGGTGCGCGAGGGCGGTTATCTCGGCCTTTGCTCCTGTTCGCACGCCGCCGATCTCGACACATTCCGCACCGCCTGCAACCGCGGGATCGGGCGCGGCGTCGGTCATCTGGGCCGTTCGGCGCAGCTCATCCACACGGGCTTTGCCGGCGCCGATCATCCGCTCATGCCGCAGCTCGCGGAAAGCGGTTACCTCAAGGCGCTGTTCTACCGAGTCCTGCCGTGA
- a CDS encoding glutamine-synthetase adenylyltransferase, with protein sequence MTFETRITRSPRPYEPERGVEARAALPELTGAVAEVIEGAAGSAPYLHGLILKEAEWLPGALDGPEAALKAEITRIEALPFDQINGGLRQAKRRIALLSALCDLAGVWGLFEVTGALSLLADRATHVAIRAHVAREITRGKIPGQTEDDIESCGGMFALAMGKHGAGELNYSSDIDLICLFDESRFDGVDQMEARAGFIRATRKAMASLSDLTGEGYVFRTDLRLRPDPSVTPVCFAMEAAERYYESVGRTWERAAYIKARTCAGDMAAGARFLKDMTPFVWRKHLDFNAIRETHDMRLKIRAHKGLGGALCLEGHNMKLGYGGIREIEFFAQTRQLIAGGRDPDLRLRETVPALKVLAEKGWVESEAAETLSTDYIAHREVEHRLQMLRDQQTHSLPTAPEEFDRLAALMGTTVPEMRAEIAERCERVNALTEDFFAPGEAAPAPELSAEEAEIAARWSTYPCLRTTRAQDIFTRLKPELLRRIQNLDKPAEALTHLDGFLKGLPSGVQLFALFEANPQLIDLILDIVSTAPHLARYLSRNASVLDAVIGGGFFARWPGREALTEELVDHLKAAGDYERQLDACRRWAKEWHFRVGVHQLRDLITADQAGAQYCDVAAACVAALYPPVVAEFARKHGTPPGRGAMVLGMGSLGAGRLTAASDLDMIVIYDAGGVEASEGRKPLPSRTYYARLTQALITAITAQTAEGRLYEVDMRLRPSGKQGPVATSFESFMSYQMGEAWVWEHLALTRGHPIAGDPDLCRAVDDFRSDLIAGPKDETRIRQETREMRVRLAEAKPGSDWDPKNGPGRMMDIELLAETAALLAGSAEQDIYAQLGAGRATNWLSNDEYALLVETYRLMWRLQSAARLLTGEKLDPKAIGVGGRDFLCRSNGAVTMEALSEELQTRAEAAALTITRVLERTAESA encoded by the coding sequence ATGACGTTTGAAACCCGGATCACCCGAAGCCCGCGCCCCTATGAACCGGAGCGCGGCGTCGAAGCCCGCGCGGCCTTGCCGGAGCTGACCGGTGCCGTGGCGGAGGTGATCGAAGGTGCGGCCGGATCGGCGCCCTATCTGCATGGCTTGATCCTGAAAGAGGCGGAGTGGCTGCCGGGCGCGCTGGACGGCCCGGAGGCGGCGCTCAAGGCGGAAATCACCCGGATCGAAGCCTTGCCGTTTGACCAGATCAACGGCGGGCTGCGACAGGCCAAACGCCGGATCGCGCTTTTGTCGGCGCTTTGCGATCTCGCGGGCGTTTGGGGCCTGTTCGAGGTCACCGGCGCGCTGTCTCTTTTGGCCGACCGGGCGACACATGTGGCGATCCGGGCGCATGTGGCGCGCGAGATCACCCGTGGCAAAATCCCCGGCCAGACCGAAGACGACATCGAGAGCTGCGGCGGCATGTTCGCGCTCGCCATGGGCAAACATGGGGCAGGGGAGCTGAATTATTCGTCGGACATCGACCTGATTTGCCTGTTTGACGAAAGCCGGTTCGACGGTGTCGACCAGATGGAGGCCCGCGCCGGATTCATCCGGGCCACGCGCAAGGCGATGGCCTCTTTGTCCGATCTGACCGGCGAAGGGTACGTGTTCCGCACCGACCTGCGCCTGCGGCCCGACCCCTCAGTGACGCCGGTCTGTTTCGCCATGGAGGCCGCGGAGCGCTATTACGAAAGCGTCGGGCGCACCTGGGAACGTGCTGCCTATATCAAGGCGCGCACCTGCGCCGGCGACATGGCGGCGGGCGCGCGGTTTCTCAAGGACATGACACCCTTCGTCTGGCGCAAACACCTAGATTTCAACGCCATTCGTGAGACCCACGACATGCGGTTGAAAATCCGTGCGCACAAAGGACTTGGCGGCGCGCTTTGCCTCGAAGGTCACAATATGAAACTGGGCTATGGCGGCATTCGCGAGATCGAATTTTTCGCCCAAACCCGGCAGTTGATCGCGGGCGGGCGCGACCCCGATCTGCGGCTGCGTGAAACCGTGCCTGCGCTCAAGGTGCTGGCGGAAAAGGGTTGGGTCGAATCTGAGGCCGCCGAGACACTCAGCACCGATTACATCGCGCACCGAGAGGTCGAGCACCGGCTTCAGATGCTGCGCGATCAACAGACCCATAGCTTGCCGACGGCCCCCGAAGAATTCGACCGTCTGGCCGCGCTCATGGGCACCACAGTGCCCGAGATGCGCGCCGAGATCGCGGAGCGCTGCGAACGGGTCAACGCGTTGACCGAGGATTTTTTTGCGCCCGGCGAGGCAGCCCCCGCGCCGGAACTTTCGGCAGAAGAGGCCGAAATCGCCGCGCGCTGGTCGACCTATCCCTGTCTGCGGACAACGCGGGCGCAGGATATTTTCACCCGCCTCAAACCCGAGCTTTTGCGCCGCATCCAAAACCTCGACAAACCGGCGGAGGCGCTCACCCATCTCGACGGCTTTCTCAAAGGTCTGCCGTCAGGTGTACAGCTCTTCGCGCTCTTCGAGGCCAATCCGCAGCTCATTGACCTGATCCTCGACATCGTCTCCACTGCGCCGCATCTGGCGCGCTACCTGTCGCGCAACGCGAGTGTTCTGGATGCGGTGATCGGCGGCGGCTTCTTTGCCCGCTGGCCGGGGCGTGAGGCCCTGACGGAGGAGCTTGTGGACCACCTGAAAGCGGCAGGCGATTATGAGCGTCAGCTCGACGCCTGTCGCCGCTGGGCCAAGGAATGGCATTTCCGCGTGGGCGTCCACCAGCTGCGCGATCTGATCACTGCCGACCAGGCCGGCGCGCAATATTGCGATGTTGCGGCGGCCTGTGTGGCGGCGTTATATCCGCCGGTCGTGGCGGAATTTGCCCGCAAACATGGCACGCCGCCGGGGCGCGGCGCGATGGTTCTGGGCATGGGGTCTCTGGGGGCGGGGCGGCTGACGGCGGCCTCCGATCTCGATATGATCGTGATCTATGATGCGGGTGGTGTGGAGGCCTCGGAGGGGCGTAAACCCCTGCCGTCGCGGACTTATTACGCGCGTCTGACGCAGGCGCTCATCACCGCGATCACCGCCCAGACCGCCGAAGGGCGGCTCTACGAGGTCGATATGCGGCTCCGACCCTCGGGCAAACAGGGGCCGGTGGCGACCTCATTCGAAAGCTTCATGAGCTATCAGATGGGGGAGGCCTGGGTCTGGGAACATCTGGCGCTCACACGGGGGCATCCGATCGCGGGCGATCCCGATCTTTGCCGTGCGGTGGATGATTTCCGTAGCGATCTGATCGCGGGGCCCAAGGACGAAACTCGCATTCGTCAGGAAACCCGCGAGATGCGCGTGCGTCTTGCCGAGGCCAAACCGGGCAGCGATTGGGACCCGAAAAACGGACCCGGTCGGATGATGGACATTGAACTTCTGGCCGAAACCGCAGCCCTTTTGGCGGGCAGTGCGGAGCAGGACATCTATGCCCAACTTGGTGCAGGACGGGCGACGAATTGGCTCTCAAACGATGAATATGCGTTGCTGGTCGAGACCTATCGACTGATGTGGCGGCTGCAATCGGCGGCCCGGCTGTTGACCGGCGAAAAGCTCGATCCTAAGGCGATTGGTGTGGGCGGGCGCGATTTTCTCTGTCGCTCGAACGGGGCTGTGACGATGGAGGCTCTGTCCGAAGAGCTTCAAACACGAGCAGAGGCCGCGGCTTTGACGATCACGCGTGTGCTTGAACGCACAGCTGAGAGCGCGTAA
- a CDS encoding GNAT family N-acetyltransferase: MTQFITQTDIILRPFEAGDTIALSDIWRRASERAHPFFTSAQLDEQQVQVEYIYLPKAETWVALRGASPLGFIGLLPDPESTAKGAIIGGLFVAPEAQGQGVGRLLVDHARGLKHHLSLEVYETNLAAREFYARLGFHQVGRRERDDNGLPFPLLKLVL, encoded by the coding sequence ATGACACAGTTTATCACACAGACCGACATCATCCTCCGCCCATTTGAGGCCGGAGACACCATTGCCTTGTCCGACATCTGGCGCAGAGCGTCGGAGCGGGCACATCCATTTTTCACTTCCGCCCAGCTCGATGAACAACAGGTTCAGGTGGAGTACATCTATCTGCCCAAGGCCGAAACCTGGGTTGCCCTGCGTGGGGCGTCGCCGCTTGGCTTTATTGGTCTGTTGCCAGACCCGGAGAGTACCGCGAAGGGCGCGATCATCGGCGGGCTGTTCGTCGCACCCGAGGCGCAGGGGCAGGGCGTCGGGCGGTTGCTTGTCGACCATGCGCGCGGGCTGAAACATCACCTGAGCCTTGAGGTCTATGAGACCAATCTGGCGGCGCGTGAGTTCTATGCCCGGCTCGGTTTTCACCAAGTCGGGCGGCGGGAGAGGGATGACAATGGTCTGCCTTTCCCGCTTTTGAAACTCGTGCTGTAA
- a CDS encoding NADH:flavin oxidoreductase encodes MTAPITTPADTLFRPFTHKGLSLKNRIVMAPMTRSMTAGGIPGSENAAYYARRASHEVGLILSEGTVIDRPASRNDPGIPFFHGPEALSGWKRVIEAVHAEGGKMGPQIWHTGSTRAGKWEPEAPVESPSALVGPGDPRGVAMSESDIEAAIAAYAEAAKAAKELGFDVAELHGAHGYLIDQFFWAGTNLRDDHWGGATIEERSRFAVAVVKAVRAAVGPDFPIILRLSQWKQQDYGVKLAADPAEMERWLVPLVEAGVDILHCSQRRFWEPEFPEIDGEDGLNFAGWAKKITGVPTISVGSVGLSGEFLAAFGGESSKVTPLDNLVKRMEAEEFDLIAVGRALLSDYAWAEKVKRGAMDELSGFNPAALGQLL; translated from the coding sequence ATGACTGCACCAATAACAACACCGGCTGACACGCTCTTTCGGCCCTTCACCCACAAGGGCCTCAGCCTCAAAAACCGCATCGTCATGGCGCCGATGACCCGAAGCATGACCGCCGGGGGCATTCCGGGGTCTGAAAACGCCGCCTATTACGCCCGCCGCGCATCTCATGAGGTCGGGCTGATCCTCTCTGAGGGCACAGTGATCGACCGTCCGGCCTCGCGCAACGATCCGGGTATTCCGTTCTTTCACGGCCCTGAGGCGCTGTCGGGCTGGAAGCGGGTGATCGAGGCGGTCCATGCCGAGGGCGGCAAGATGGGGCCGCAGATTTGGCACACTGGCTCGACCCGCGCGGGCAAATGGGAGCCAGAGGCACCGGTGGAGAGCCCCTCTGCTTTGGTTGGTCCCGGTGATCCGCGCGGTGTTGCAATGTCCGAGTCCGATATCGAGGCCGCGATTGCCGCCTATGCCGAGGCGGCCAAAGCGGCGAAAGAACTGGGCTTTGATGTGGCCGAGCTGCACGGCGCGCATGGCTATCTGATTGACCAATTCTTCTGGGCGGGCACCAATCTGCGCGACGATCATTGGGGCGGGGCAACGATTGAAGAACGCTCGCGTTTTGCCGTCGCCGTGGTCAAAGCGGTGCGCGCCGCCGTGGGGCCGGATTTCCCGATCATCCTGCGTCTGAGCCAGTGGAAACAACAGGACTATGGTGTGAAACTGGCCGCCGATCCGGCTGAGATGGAGCGCTGGCTTGTGCCTCTGGTCGAAGCCGGCGTCGACATCCTGCACTGTTCGCAGCGCCGCTTCTGGGAGCCGGAATTCCCCGAGATCGACGGAGAAGACGGGCTGAACTTTGCCGGTTGGGCCAAGAAAATCACCGGCGTGCCGACGATTTCCGTCGGCTCCGTGGGGTTGTCGGGGGAATTCCTCGCGGCCTTTGGTGGCGAAAGCTCAAAGGTGACGCCGCTCGACAATCTGGTGAAACGCATGGAGGCGGAGGAGTTCGACCTGATCGCCGTCGGCCGCGCGCTTTTGTCGGATTACGCCTGGGCCGAAAAGGTCAAACGCGGCGCGATGGATGAGCTGAGCGGGTTTAATCCGGCGGCTTTGGGGCAGTTGCTGTAA
- a CDS encoding DUF6778 family protein — MKNIATKKTLKIAAALLIAAATSACTTETISRATPLGATFGAAASADAVRIAPDFRVTKVNVVVPGSLSVSEDNGIKPRADIVWREDPFGNRYEQVKAVMEAGLTSGTRALKGHTPVVLDVQMVRFHAQTERVRYSNLPSKHEIEFLLTVRDANTGAVLVPSHMVNATFDALGGNAAIAADRAGLTQKQRIGEHLSSVIVSELSKPVAL; from the coding sequence ATGAAAAACATCGCTACAAAAAAGACACTTAAAATCGCAGCAGCCCTTCTGATCGCAGCCGCCACCAGTGCGTGCACGACAGAGACCATTTCCCGCGCCACGCCTCTTGGGGCCACCTTCGGCGCAGCCGCTTCTGCAGATGCGGTGAGGATCGCGCCGGATTTTCGCGTCACCAAGGTGAACGTGGTGGTCCCCGGATCGCTCTCCGTCTCGGAAGACAACGGTATCAAACCGCGCGCGGACATCGTCTGGCGCGAAGATCCTTTTGGCAACCGCTACGAGCAGGTCAAAGCGGTGATGGAGGCCGGTCTGACCTCGGGCACCCGCGCGCTCAAAGGTCACACGCCGGTCGTACTCGACGTGCAAATGGTGCGTTTCCATGCGCAGACCGAGCGCGTGCGCTATTCCAACCTGCCGTCGAAACATGAGATTGAATTCCTGCTAACGGTGCGGGACGCCAACACGGGCGCAGTCCTCGTGCCGTCCCATATGGTCAACGCCACTTTCGATGCGCTCGGCGGCAATGCGGCCATCGCGGCGGATCGCGCAGGCCTCACCCAAAAACAGCGGATCGGTGAGCATCTTTCCTCTGTGATCGTGTCCGAACTCTCGAAACCGGTTGCTTTGTGA
- the eda gene encoding bifunctional 4-hydroxy-2-oxoglutarate aldolase/2-dehydro-3-deoxy-phosphogluconate aldolase → MTPQDASLKSAEVCGLAPVIPVLVVKDVAHARPLAEALVAGGLPALEVTLRTPVALDVIREMAKVEGGVVGAGTLLTPEDVNAAIAAGATFGVSPGATDQLLDACEAADLPLLAGTSTASDVMRLLERGYTVAKFFPAEANGGAPALKAIGAPLPQMKFCPTGGVSLKNANDYLSLSNTLCVGGSWVAPPDLVEKGDWKAIEELAREAAALPR, encoded by the coding sequence ATGACCCCGCAGGACGCCAGCCTGAAATCCGCAGAGGTCTGTGGCCTCGCCCCCGTCATCCCCGTGCTCGTCGTCAAAGACGTGGCTCATGCCCGTCCCTTGGCCGAGGCTTTGGTCGCGGGCGGTCTGCCGGCGCTGGAAGTCACGCTGCGCACGCCGGTCGCCTTGGACGTGATCCGCGAGATGGCCAAGGTCGAGGGGGGCGTGGTCGGTGCTGGCACGCTTTTGACGCCCGAGGATGTGAATGCTGCCATCGCGGCGGGCGCCACTTTCGGCGTCTCTCCCGGGGCGACGGATCAGCTTTTGGACGCCTGCGAAGCGGCTGATTTGCCGCTTTTGGCCGGAACCTCGACGGCGTCTGACGTCATGCGCCTGTTGGAGCGCGGCTATACGGTCGCGAAATTTTTCCCCGCAGAAGCCAATGGCGGCGCCCCCGCGCTCAAGGCCATCGGCGCGCCCCTGCCGCAGATGAAATTCTGCCCGACGGGGGGCGTATCGCTCAAAAACGCCAATGACTACCTGTCGCTGTCCAACACGCTCTGCGTCGGCGGAAGCTGGGTCGCGCCCCCCGATCTGGTGGAAAAAGGCGATTGGAAAGCCATCGAGGAGCTGGCCCGCGAGGCGGCGGCCCTGCCCCGCTAA